A genome region from Urocitellus parryii isolate mUroPar1 chromosome X, mUroPar1.hap1, whole genome shotgun sequence includes the following:
- the Pcsk1n gene encoding proSAAS: MAGSPLLRGPRAGGVGLLVLLLLGLLLLPPALCARPVKEPRSLSAASPPMTEAGTPRRFRRSVPRGEAAGAVQELARALAHLLEAERQERARAEAQEAEDQQARVLAQLLRVWGSPRASDPPLGLDDDPDAPAAQLARALLRARLDPAALAAQLVPAPAPAAAFRPRPPVYDDGPTGPDAEDTGDETPDVDPELLRYLLGRILTGSPEPEAAAAVPRRLRRAADQDLGPEAPPEGVLGALLRVKRLENPQPQAPARRLLPP, encoded by the exons ATGGCGGGGTCGCCACTGCTCCGCGGGCCGCGGGCCGGGGGCGTCGGCCTtttggtgctgctgctgctgggcctTCTTCTGTTGCCCCCCGCGCTTTGCGCGCGGCCGGTAAAG GAGCCCCGCAGCCTGAGTGCAGCGTCGCCGCCGATGACTGAGGCTGGCACTCCCCGCCGCTTCCGTCGGTCGGTGCCCCGAGGAGAGGCGGCGGGTGCGGTGCAGGAGCTGGCGCGGGCGCTGGCGCACCTGCTGGAAGCGGAGCGTCAGGAGCGGGCTCGGGccgaggctcaggaggctgaggatcagCAGGCGCGAGTTCTGGCGCAGCTGCTGCGCGTCTGGGGCTCTCCCCGTGCCTCTGACCCCCCACTGGGCCTGGACGACGACCCCGACGCGCCCGCCGCGCAGCTTGCCCGCGCTTTGCTTCGCGCTCGCCTTGACCCTGCCGCCCTCGCAGCCCAGCTTGTCCCCGCGCCGGCACCCGCCGCTGCATTTCGTCCCCGGCCTCCAGTCTATGACGACGGCCCCACTGGCCCAGATGCTGAGGACACTGGAGATGAGACACCTGATGTGGACCCGGAGCTACTGAG GTACTTGCTGGGGCGGATCCTCACTGGAAGCCCAGAGCCCGAGGCTGCGGCTGCTGTCCCGCGCCGCCTCCGCCGCGCGGCAGACCAGGATCTGGGCCCAGAGGCGCCGCCTGAGGGTGTACTGGGGGCACTGCTGCGCGTGAAACGCCTGGAGAACCCCCAGCCCCAGGCGCCTGCGCGCCGCCTCCTGCCGCCCTGA
- the Eras gene encoding GTPase ERas — protein MELPTKPDVFDLGLGTWNPSSKESREAWSHRKGVGKRLPEYKAVVVGASGVGKSALTIQMTHQCFVEDHDPTIQDSYWKEVALDRGGYILNVLDTAGQETHRALRDQCLAVGDGVLGVFALDDPSSLTQLQQIWATWSPRHPQPLVLVGNKCDLVTTTGDAHAAAIALAQSWGAPFVETSAKTRQGVEEAFSLLIQEIQRVQKAMAVSCEEKSQHQKAMCSCGCSVA, from the coding sequence ATGGAACTGCCAACAAAGCCTGATGTCTTTGACCTGGGCCTGGGCACATGGAACCCCAGCTCAAAGGAGAGTCGAGAGGCTTGGTCACACCGCAAGGGTGTTGGCAAACGACTGCCTGAGTACAAGGCGGTGGTGGTGGGTGCAAGTGGCGTAGGCAAGAGTGCATTGACCATCCAGATGACCCACCAGTGCTTTGTGGAAGACCACGACCCCACCATCCAAGATTCCTACTGGAAGGAGGTGGCCCTGGACCGTGGGGGCTATATTCTGAATGTGCTAGACACTGCAGGGCAGGAAACTCACAGGGCCCTGCGTGACCAGTGCTTGGCAGTTGGTGATGGTGTGCTAGGTGTCTTTGCTCTCGATGATCCTTCATCTCTGACCCAGCTGCAGCAGATATGGGCCACCTGGAGTCCTCGCCACCCCCAACCCCTAGTCCTGGTGGGCAACAAGTGTGACCTTGTGACCACCACTGGAGATGCTCATGCTGCTGCTATAGCCCTGGCTCAAAGCTGGGGAGCCCCATTCGTGGAGACCTCAGCTAAGACCCGGCAAGGTGTGGAGGAAGCCTTTTCCCTGCTCATCCAAGAGATCCAAAGGGTCCAGAAGGCCATGGCAGTGTCATGTGAGGAGAAGTCCCAGCACCAGAAGGCCATGTGCAGCTGTGGCTGCTCTGTGGCCTGA
- the Hdac6 gene encoding protein deacetylase HDAC6 isoform X2 has protein sequence MTSTGQDSNTTRQRRSRHSPQSPLQDSSVTSKRSVKKGAVSRSSPNLAEVKKKGKMKKLSQATEEDLVVGLQGLDLNLQSKAQVGTGLVFDEQLNEFHCLWDDSFPEGPERLHAIKEQLIQEGLLDRCVSFQARFAEKEELMLVHSLEYIDLMETTQYMNEGELRVLADTYDSVYLHPNSYTCACLASGSVLRLVDAVLGAEIRNGMAVIRPPGHHAQHSLMDGYCMFNHVAVAARYAQKKHHIQRVLIVDWDVHHGQGTQFTFDQDPSVLYFSIHRYEQGRFWPHLKASNWSTTGFGQGQGYTINVPWNQVGMRDADYIAAFLHILLPVAFEFQPQLVLVAAGFDALQGDPKGEMAATPAGFAQLTHLLMGLAGGKLILSLEGGYNLRSLAEGVSASLHTLLGDPCPMLESPGAPCPSAQTSLSCTLEALEPFWEVLVRSAETVEEDNLEEENTEENEDEGPWEPVLPILTWPVLQDRTGLVYDQRMMSHCNLWDNHHPETPQRILRIMCHLEELGLASRCLILPVRPATDTELLTCHSSEYVERLRATEKMKTRDLHREGAHFDSIYICPSTFACAQLATGAACRLVEAVLSGEVLNGIAVVRPPGHHAEQDAACGFCFFNSVAVAARHAQAISGRALRILIVDWDIHHGNGTQHIFEDDPSVLYVSLHRYDHGTFFPMGDEGASSQIGRAAGEGFTVNVAWNGPRMGDADYLAAWHRLVLPIAYEFNPELVLVSAGFDAARGDPLGGCQVSPEGYAHLTHLLMGLASGHIVLILEGGYNLTSISESMAACTHSLLGDPPPLLTLSRPPQSGALASISETIQVHQKYWRSLRVMKVEDKEGSYKSKSFTKKVPQPANSESAKGITAPEGKVLEESKGKATPALSAEESTLSQTKSETSKVVLTQDQSSEAATWEATMDQATSEETVGEASKATTGEELLDQTTAEEAMGGTKPIQSLLTSRTEKKTPAGSPVQKTLEAQTAEEESLLGEAAGGQDVGDSKLTMGSGDLSGMDQAIFYAVTPLSWCPHLVAVCPIPVAGLDVTQPCEDCGTLEENWVCLSCYQVYCSRYINAHMVRHHEASGHPLVLSYTDLSTWCYPCQAYVHHQALLDVKNIIHQYKFGENMPHPH, from the exons ATGACCTCCACCGGGCAGGATTCCAATACAACCAGGCAGAGAAGGAGCAGGCACAGCCCACAGTCGCCCCTTCAGGACTCCAGCGTCACCTCG AAGCGGAGTGTTAAGAAGGGTGCCGTATCTCGCTCAAGCCCAAATCTAGCGGAGGTAAAGAAGAAAGGCAAAATGAAGAAGCTCAGCCAAGCAACCGAAGAAGACCTAGTCGTGGGGCTTCAAGGActg gatTTAAACCTGCAGTCCAAGGCACAGGTTGGCACTGGCTTGGTGTTTGATGAGCAGCTCAATGAATTCCActgcctctgggatgacag TTTCCCAGAAGGCCCTGAGCGGCTCCACGCCATTAAGGAGCAGCTGATTCAGGAGGGCCTTCTGGATCGCTGTGTGTCCTTTCAG GCCCGGTTTGCAGAAAAGGAGGAACTGATGCTGGTTCACAG CCTAGAATACATTGATCTGATGGAGACGACCCAGTACATGAATGAGGGAGAACTCCGTGTACTAGCAGATACCTATGACTCAGTTTATCTGCATCCG AATTCATATACCTGTGcctgcctggcctcaggctcTGTCCTCAGGCTGGTGGATGCCGTCCTGGGGGCTGAGATTCGGAATGGTATGGCTGTTATCAG GCCTCCTggacaccatgcccagcacagtCTTATGGATGGATACTGCATGTTCAACCATGTGGCTGTGGCTGCCCGCTATGCTCAAAAGAAGCACCACATTCAgag GGTCCTTATCGTGGATTGGGATGTACACCATGGTCAAGGAACACAGTTCACCTTTGACCAGGACCCCAG TGTCCTCTACTTCTCCATCCACCGCTATGAGCAGGGTCGGTTCTGGCCCCACCTTAAGGCCTCTAACTGGTCCACCACAGGTTTTGGCCAAGGCCAAGGATACACCATCAATGTGCCTTGGAACCAG GTGGGGATGCGGGATGCTGACTACATTGCTGCTTTCCTGCACATTCTGCTGCCAGTTGCCTTTGAG TTCCAGCCTCAGCTGGTCCTGGTGGCTGCTGGATTTGATGCCCTCCAAGGGGACCCCAAG GGTGAGATGGCTGCTACTCCAGCAGGGTTTGCCCAGTTAACCCACCTACTCATGGGTTTGGCTGGAGGAAAGCTGATCCTGTCTCTGGAG GGTGGCTACAACCTCCGCTCCCTGGCTGAGGGAGTTAGTGCATCGCTCCATACCCTTCTGGGAGACCCTTGTCCCATGCTGGAATCTCCTGGTGCCCCCTGCCCAAG TGCCCAGACTTCACTCTCCTGCACTCTGGAAGCCCTTGAGCCCTTCTGGGAGGTCCTTGTGAGATCAG CTGAGACCGTGGAGGAggacaacttggaggaggaaaatacAGAGGAGAATGAGGATGAGGGACCCTGGGAGCCTGTGCTGCCTATTCTGACATGGCCAGTGCTACAGGATCGTACCGGGCTGGTCTATGACCAAAGAATGATGAGTCACTGTAACCTATGGGACAA CCACCACCCTGAGACACCCCAGCGCATCTTGAGAATCATGTGCCACCTAGAGGAGCTGGGCCTTGCTAGTCGCTGCCTCATTTTGCCAGTGCGGCCTGCCACTGACACTGAGCTGCTTACCTGCCACAG TTCTGAGTACGTGGAGCGTCTCCGGGCCACGGAGAAGATGAAAACCCGGGACCTTCACCGTGAGGGTGCCCACTTTGACTCCATCTACATCTGCCCCAGCACCTTTGCCTGTGCACAGCTTGCCACGGGTGCTGCCTGTCGCCTGGTCGAGGCTGTGCTCTCAGGAGAG GTTTTGAATGGCATTGCTGTGGTGCGTCCCCCAGGACACCATGCTGAACAGGATGCTGCCTGTGGTTTCTGCTTTTTCAATTCTGTGGCAGTTGCTGCTCGTCATGCTCAGGCCATCAGTGGACGTGCCCTGCG GATTCTGATTGTGGACTGGGACATCCATCATGGTAATGGAACTCAGCACATATTTGAGGATGATCCCAG TGTGCTATACGTGTCCCTGCACCGCTATGACCACGGCACCTTCTTCCCCATGGGGGATGAGGGCGCCAGCAGCCAGATAGGCCGGGCTGCAGGCGAGGGCTTCACTGTCAATGTGGCCTGGAATGGGCCCCGCATGGGTGACGCTGACTACCTGGCTGCCTGGCATCGGCTGGTGCTTCCCATTGCCTATGAG TTTAACCCAGAATTGGTGCTGGTCTCAGCTGGCTTTGATGCTGCACGAGGGGACCCACTTGGGGGCTGCCAGGTGTCACCTGAAGGTTATGCCCACCTCACCCATCTGCTGATGGGCCTTGCCAGTGGCCACATTGTCCTTATCCTAGAG GGTGGCTACAACCTGACATCCATCTCAGAGTCCATGGCTGCCTGTACCCACTCCCTCCTTGGAGACCCACCACCCCTGCTGACCCTGTCGAGGCCTCCACAATCAGGAGCTCTGGCCTCCATCTCCGAGACCATCCAAGTCCATCAGAAATACTGGCGCAGTTTGAGGGTCATGA AGGTAGAAGACAAGGAGGGATCCTACAAGTCTAAGTCCTTTACCAAGAAGGTGCCCCAACCAGCCAATTCTGAATCTGCTAAGGGAATAACAGCCCCAGAAGGGAAGGTTCTAGAAGAAAGCAAGGGGAAAGCTACCCCAGCATTGTCTGCAGAAGAGTCCACTCTGAGCCAGACTAAATCGGAGACATCTAAGGTGGTGCTCACTCAGGACCAGTCTTCAGAGGCAGCCACTTGGGAGGCCACAATGGACCAGGCCACCTCAGAAGAAACTGTGGGGGAAGCCTCAAAAGCAACTACGGGGGAAGAATTGCTGGACCAGACCACTGCTGAAGAGGCCATGGGAGGAACTAAGCCGATCCAAAGTCTTCTAACCTCACGCACAGAGAAAAAGACTCCAGCAGGCTCACCCGTGCAG AAAACTCTAGAAGCTCAGACTGCAGAAGAGGAGAGCCTACTAGGAGAGGCGGCTGGAGGTCAGGATGTGGGTGACTCAAAGCTCACAATGGGATCTGGGGATCTTAGTGGCATGGACCAG GCCATATTTTATGCTGTGACACCACTGTCCTGGTGTCCCCATTTGGTGGCAGTATGCCCCATTCCTGTAGCAGGCCTGGATGTAACCCAACCTTGTGAGGACTGTGGGACACTCGAGGAAAACTGGGTGTGTCTGTCTTGCTATCAG GTTTACTGCAGCCGTTACATCAATGCTCATATGGTCCGACACCATGAAGCCTCTGGACACCCACTGGTCCTCAGCTACACTGATTTGTCTACCTGGTGTTACCCCTGTCAGGCCTATGTCCACCACCAG GCTCTCCTAGATGTGAAGAACATCATCCACCAATATAAGTTTGGGGAGAATATGCCCCACCCACACTAA
- the Hdac6 gene encoding protein deacetylase HDAC6 isoform X1 codes for MERKNCVRGQSSPTMTSTGQDSNTTRQRRSRHSPQSPLQDSSVTSKRSVKKGAVSRSSPNLAEVKKKGKMKKLSQATEEDLVVGLQGLDLNLQSKAQVGTGLVFDEQLNEFHCLWDDSFPEGPERLHAIKEQLIQEGLLDRCVSFQARFAEKEELMLVHSLEYIDLMETTQYMNEGELRVLADTYDSVYLHPNSYTCACLASGSVLRLVDAVLGAEIRNGMAVIRPPGHHAQHSLMDGYCMFNHVAVAARYAQKKHHIQRVLIVDWDVHHGQGTQFTFDQDPSVLYFSIHRYEQGRFWPHLKASNWSTTGFGQGQGYTINVPWNQVGMRDADYIAAFLHILLPVAFEFQPQLVLVAAGFDALQGDPKGEMAATPAGFAQLTHLLMGLAGGKLILSLEGGYNLRSLAEGVSASLHTLLGDPCPMLESPGAPCPSAQTSLSCTLEALEPFWEVLVRSAETVEEDNLEEENTEENEDEGPWEPVLPILTWPVLQDRTGLVYDQRMMSHCNLWDNHHPETPQRILRIMCHLEELGLASRCLILPVRPATDTELLTCHSSEYVERLRATEKMKTRDLHREGAHFDSIYICPSTFACAQLATGAACRLVEAVLSGEVLNGIAVVRPPGHHAEQDAACGFCFFNSVAVAARHAQAISGRALRILIVDWDIHHGNGTQHIFEDDPSVLYVSLHRYDHGTFFPMGDEGASSQIGRAAGEGFTVNVAWNGPRMGDADYLAAWHRLVLPIAYEFNPELVLVSAGFDAARGDPLGGCQVSPEGYAHLTHLLMGLASGHIVLILEGGYNLTSISESMAACTHSLLGDPPPLLTLSRPPQSGALASISETIQVHQKYWRSLRVMKVEDKEGSYKSKSFTKKVPQPANSESAKGITAPEGKVLEESKGKATPALSAEESTLSQTKSETSKVVLTQDQSSEAATWEATMDQATSEETVGEASKATTGEELLDQTTAEEAMGGTKPIQSLLTSRTEKKTPAGSPVQKTLEAQTAEEESLLGEAAGGQDVGDSKLTMGSGDLSGMDQAIFYAVTPLSWCPHLVAVCPIPVAGLDVTQPCEDCGTLEENWVCLSCYQVYCSRYINAHMVRHHEASGHPLVLSYTDLSTWCYPCQAYVHHQALLDVKNIIHQYKFGENMPHPH; via the exons ATGGAGAGGAAG aactgtgtcagAGGACAAAGCTCCCCAACAATGACCTCCACCGGGCAGGATTCCAATACAACCAGGCAGAGAAGGAGCAGGCACAGCCCACAGTCGCCCCTTCAGGACTCCAGCGTCACCTCG AAGCGGAGTGTTAAGAAGGGTGCCGTATCTCGCTCAAGCCCAAATCTAGCGGAGGTAAAGAAGAAAGGCAAAATGAAGAAGCTCAGCCAAGCAACCGAAGAAGACCTAGTCGTGGGGCTTCAAGGActg gatTTAAACCTGCAGTCCAAGGCACAGGTTGGCACTGGCTTGGTGTTTGATGAGCAGCTCAATGAATTCCActgcctctgggatgacag TTTCCCAGAAGGCCCTGAGCGGCTCCACGCCATTAAGGAGCAGCTGATTCAGGAGGGCCTTCTGGATCGCTGTGTGTCCTTTCAG GCCCGGTTTGCAGAAAAGGAGGAACTGATGCTGGTTCACAG CCTAGAATACATTGATCTGATGGAGACGACCCAGTACATGAATGAGGGAGAACTCCGTGTACTAGCAGATACCTATGACTCAGTTTATCTGCATCCG AATTCATATACCTGTGcctgcctggcctcaggctcTGTCCTCAGGCTGGTGGATGCCGTCCTGGGGGCTGAGATTCGGAATGGTATGGCTGTTATCAG GCCTCCTggacaccatgcccagcacagtCTTATGGATGGATACTGCATGTTCAACCATGTGGCTGTGGCTGCCCGCTATGCTCAAAAGAAGCACCACATTCAgag GGTCCTTATCGTGGATTGGGATGTACACCATGGTCAAGGAACACAGTTCACCTTTGACCAGGACCCCAG TGTCCTCTACTTCTCCATCCACCGCTATGAGCAGGGTCGGTTCTGGCCCCACCTTAAGGCCTCTAACTGGTCCACCACAGGTTTTGGCCAAGGCCAAGGATACACCATCAATGTGCCTTGGAACCAG GTGGGGATGCGGGATGCTGACTACATTGCTGCTTTCCTGCACATTCTGCTGCCAGTTGCCTTTGAG TTCCAGCCTCAGCTGGTCCTGGTGGCTGCTGGATTTGATGCCCTCCAAGGGGACCCCAAG GGTGAGATGGCTGCTACTCCAGCAGGGTTTGCCCAGTTAACCCACCTACTCATGGGTTTGGCTGGAGGAAAGCTGATCCTGTCTCTGGAG GGTGGCTACAACCTCCGCTCCCTGGCTGAGGGAGTTAGTGCATCGCTCCATACCCTTCTGGGAGACCCTTGTCCCATGCTGGAATCTCCTGGTGCCCCCTGCCCAAG TGCCCAGACTTCACTCTCCTGCACTCTGGAAGCCCTTGAGCCCTTCTGGGAGGTCCTTGTGAGATCAG CTGAGACCGTGGAGGAggacaacttggaggaggaaaatacAGAGGAGAATGAGGATGAGGGACCCTGGGAGCCTGTGCTGCCTATTCTGACATGGCCAGTGCTACAGGATCGTACCGGGCTGGTCTATGACCAAAGAATGATGAGTCACTGTAACCTATGGGACAA CCACCACCCTGAGACACCCCAGCGCATCTTGAGAATCATGTGCCACCTAGAGGAGCTGGGCCTTGCTAGTCGCTGCCTCATTTTGCCAGTGCGGCCTGCCACTGACACTGAGCTGCTTACCTGCCACAG TTCTGAGTACGTGGAGCGTCTCCGGGCCACGGAGAAGATGAAAACCCGGGACCTTCACCGTGAGGGTGCCCACTTTGACTCCATCTACATCTGCCCCAGCACCTTTGCCTGTGCACAGCTTGCCACGGGTGCTGCCTGTCGCCTGGTCGAGGCTGTGCTCTCAGGAGAG GTTTTGAATGGCATTGCTGTGGTGCGTCCCCCAGGACACCATGCTGAACAGGATGCTGCCTGTGGTTTCTGCTTTTTCAATTCTGTGGCAGTTGCTGCTCGTCATGCTCAGGCCATCAGTGGACGTGCCCTGCG GATTCTGATTGTGGACTGGGACATCCATCATGGTAATGGAACTCAGCACATATTTGAGGATGATCCCAG TGTGCTATACGTGTCCCTGCACCGCTATGACCACGGCACCTTCTTCCCCATGGGGGATGAGGGCGCCAGCAGCCAGATAGGCCGGGCTGCAGGCGAGGGCTTCACTGTCAATGTGGCCTGGAATGGGCCCCGCATGGGTGACGCTGACTACCTGGCTGCCTGGCATCGGCTGGTGCTTCCCATTGCCTATGAG TTTAACCCAGAATTGGTGCTGGTCTCAGCTGGCTTTGATGCTGCACGAGGGGACCCACTTGGGGGCTGCCAGGTGTCACCTGAAGGTTATGCCCACCTCACCCATCTGCTGATGGGCCTTGCCAGTGGCCACATTGTCCTTATCCTAGAG GGTGGCTACAACCTGACATCCATCTCAGAGTCCATGGCTGCCTGTACCCACTCCCTCCTTGGAGACCCACCACCCCTGCTGACCCTGTCGAGGCCTCCACAATCAGGAGCTCTGGCCTCCATCTCCGAGACCATCCAAGTCCATCAGAAATACTGGCGCAGTTTGAGGGTCATGA AGGTAGAAGACAAGGAGGGATCCTACAAGTCTAAGTCCTTTACCAAGAAGGTGCCCCAACCAGCCAATTCTGAATCTGCTAAGGGAATAACAGCCCCAGAAGGGAAGGTTCTAGAAGAAAGCAAGGGGAAAGCTACCCCAGCATTGTCTGCAGAAGAGTCCACTCTGAGCCAGACTAAATCGGAGACATCTAAGGTGGTGCTCACTCAGGACCAGTCTTCAGAGGCAGCCACTTGGGAGGCCACAATGGACCAGGCCACCTCAGAAGAAACTGTGGGGGAAGCCTCAAAAGCAACTACGGGGGAAGAATTGCTGGACCAGACCACTGCTGAAGAGGCCATGGGAGGAACTAAGCCGATCCAAAGTCTTCTAACCTCACGCACAGAGAAAAAGACTCCAGCAGGCTCACCCGTGCAG AAAACTCTAGAAGCTCAGACTGCAGAAGAGGAGAGCCTACTAGGAGAGGCGGCTGGAGGTCAGGATGTGGGTGACTCAAAGCTCACAATGGGATCTGGGGATCTTAGTGGCATGGACCAG GCCATATTTTATGCTGTGACACCACTGTCCTGGTGTCCCCATTTGGTGGCAGTATGCCCCATTCCTGTAGCAGGCCTGGATGTAACCCAACCTTGTGAGGACTGTGGGACACTCGAGGAAAACTGGGTGTGTCTGTCTTGCTATCAG GTTTACTGCAGCCGTTACATCAATGCTCATATGGTCCGACACCATGAAGCCTCTGGACACCCACTGGTCCTCAGCTACACTGATTTGTCTACCTGGTGTTACCCCTGTCAGGCCTATGTCCACCACCAG GCTCTCCTAGATGTGAAGAACATCATCCACCAATATAAGTTTGGGGAGAATATGCCCCACCCACACTAA